The Neoasaia chiangmaiensis sequence ATTGCAGGAGAGGGCCGTCACCATCAACTCGCTTTTCAGGCCCTGAACGTCGAAAGCTTCATGAGCGGGCGACTCGCCGCATGTTGCGGCATATGCCATCGGTGCCGAAAACGTCATGGCCGAGAAAACAGCGGCCATCAGAGCACCGGCCGAATGACGTGCAGGGCGGCACCGGGGGAAAAGCGACATCGAGAATACTCCAAACCAGCATGAGTGCGGGCGGCACGAGGCAAGATGATGATGCCACGCCATGCGAAGGACGGCCGGCAAGCCCCTATAGTGCAACAAGAATCGCGGCGGGAAAATGGCCAAAGGCCGTTCCATGTCATGATTTCAACGAAAAGAGGGGGCAAACTTCCCAGATCGATGCGCCCGGGGAGCATGCTCCCTTTCGCGGCGACGCGTCTTGCGCTAGGCCAAGCATCGCTTATGCCGTCGCAGGTGTTAAGCAAGCGCGTTTTGATTGATGGATACGGGGTTTAACGGTGCGACTGCGAGGTTTTGTTTTTCTGTTCGGCTCGGCGCTGGCTCTGGCCGCCTGTGCTCAAAAACCGGTTGTTCAGCGCGTTGCGCCGCCCAACCCATTTGGCTACCAAAAGAAATCCGCTGTTTGTCAGACGACACCGATCGTCACGGCGGCTGACGGTTCCAAAACAGTCTCGATGACCGTTCGTAGCGATGACGGTTTGTGCGCGCTGAAGGTGCAGCAGGCCGACAATACGAATTACGCGTCATTCGGCGTATCGCCCACGCCGCAGCACGGGAAGGCTTTCCTGTACAACTACGATGGCGCGACTTACGTCAATTACACACCGTCGACAGCCTATGCGGGGACCGACAGCTTTACGGCGGTGCTGATTCCGGGAGGGGGGCGTCCGCGTGTCAAGCTGGCAGTGACGGCATCTGTGGACGCTACGGGTGTTCCCGTTGCTCAACCCGCGCCGGCACCGGCGGCTCCCGCCGCGACAACGACCTCAGGCAAAAAGAAGTCGGCTTCCGCCGTTCGTCGTAAACATACGACCCACCGCTGACGGCTGATACTGATCCGTCGGAGGCCGCTGGGGCGCCGACGGATCGTCATTCAGATTGAGAACGAAATGGGCTCGTGAACGGGACGTCGCAATCCGGCGGCTTCTGCTCGACGCACCATCTCCTCCAGATTCAGTGCCTTCAGCTGCTCGCAGATGCCGTTGTCGAGCATGCGCCAGCAGGGCTCGATAACGCGGTCGAACAAGGCGCCGCTTGGTCCATCACCCGCAGTGGCATCATCGGTCGCCACAGCACGAACGATTTCATCCAGCGCGATATCCCTCTGCGGTCGGCCAAGGCGATATCCACCGCGCGGCCCACGAACACTTTCAAGCAATCCGGAGCGCGATAATGCCTGGAGCAGGGGTTCGATCCCCCGGCGCGCCAGCCCGGCGCGCTCTGCAATATCCGCACCACTTACCAGCCCGGATCGGCCGGCGTGAAACGCGACGTCAACCATGATGATAACGGCGACCATGGCCCGATCACGGCGAAGATACATACCACTTATTCCCCAGACTTTCGATGATGCCATCTTATCAGCTGGATATGGGATATAACATCCTTCCTCCGTAGAAATAGAGGCAGGCCGCATCGTTCGCCGAATATGTCCGCTGAAACCGCGTTCGAATGTCGTGAACTATAAGCGGGAGCGTATGCCGGTGCTCCCGTTCATCCTTTTGCGCCGCGTCTAGGCCCGATATTGATCTTCAATCGATCGGGCCAGACACGTCATTTAATGATGATTTCTACGCGCCGATTTTGCGGCTCACGCGTATCCGCTGCTGTCTGCACCAGAGGATGCGCCTCACCAAAGCCTTGGGTGGTGATCGTGCCACCCGGCACACCGTCCCGGATGAGTTCCGACTTGACGGCTGCCGCCCGTCGTTCCGACAGCTTCAGATTATATTCCTGACCACGTCGACCCGGATGGGCGGCACTGTTGTCGGTATAGCCATTGACCTCGATGCGCGTGACCTGGGTGTGGGTCGACGACTGCGCCGCCGTGGCCACGATAGCACGCGCCCTCTCGCTAAGCTCGGCGCGATCCCAATCGAAAAACACCAGGTAGGTCCGTGCTGCCGCAGGAGCCGGGGCGGCCGTGACAGGCGGCGCCGGCGGTGGCGGTGGTGGCACGGGGTTGAACTCGTAACGCAGCCCCAGCAGAAGCGAGTGATTGAAATCTGTCCGGGTGTCGCGGTTGCCGGATGCGACGCCGTAGGGCCGGGGTTTGTCATAGCCACCGATACTTCCGATGGCGGTAGCGCCATGACCCTGTGGGCCCAGCATGCTGTAGAATCGATATTCGCTTGTGAAGGAGAGTCCGACGACCCACGGCACGGGGAATGAGAGGCCGAAAATGCCCTGATAGGCGAAATTACCTGCCGTTCCGCCCGTGTACTGCGTGAAATAGTTGTTCGGCGCCCGCACCGTCGTGTTCATGCTCTGCCAGCCATATCCGACGCCAGCGCCGAAATAAGGATAGAGCCAGCTCTTGCCGATATCGAGATCGAAAAGGGCATTGGCCATCGCACCATAGCTCTGCTGGCGCCCACCGACAGAAGACGGGAAGGACGAACTTCTGAACTGTTGCAGTCGGTTGTTGCGATAGTTCCCTTCGATTTCCACGCGAAAACCGTTACCAAGGCCCCAGCCGACTGCGCCGATGCCGGTCACACCGGCGTCGTAGTGATCTCGTCCGCTGGGAAACACAGGAGACAGGCGCACTTCCTGATCCTGGTTGAAGCTCGCGCCACCTTCGCCGGAAACATACAACCCACGCACCGGCTGTGCGATCGCGTGCACGGATACACTGAAACCGAGGCCCGAAAAAAGGGTCAACGCAGCGCGTCGCATGGCGCGCGAAGGGCGTGACCAAGGTGCGCTGGTCGTTCGCTGTCGCAGCGTCATATCGTCATCTCCATTCATCCCCGCGCACATCTGAACAGGCTGGGCTGTCGAAGCTCTGGCCTGGGCGCTTCTGTTGTATTGCTTTCTTGCCGAAACGCCTTCGTAGCGCAACGCACCGCGCCTCGTGTGGTGCGCCCATGTCGCATCAGGACGATGCAATCGTGTCTTGAGTGTGGACATGCCGCAACACTTCCACCCCGACTGGAGATCAGAAAAAGTCGCGTCGCCGTCCCAGAAACTCTTCCAGTGGTCCATCGATTGATGAAACCTCCACCTCGATGATCCACAGATCAGGATCATAACGACGCTGTCGCGCGAGATATGTGTCCAACGCAGCCTGATCGTCGATTGGCACGCGACTCCAGCCTGGTTCGGACATTGTTTCGCGCAGCACCACGATCGTGCCGCTCCGTTCAATCGCGACGACCACGACATCGCCGGCATCTTCATCGCCACGATGGAGAACCATCGCGGATCGGCCTTCGCCGGCAACACGCCGCAGGATTGCGCGCACCCACAGGCCGCTTTTCAAACGCGCACTCATGGAACGGCACTCAGGTCGTCAGGAATAGCTGAGAGTGCGGTTTTATAGGCACCGGGCGTCGTCAGAATCGCTTGCGCCGCATCGAGGTCCGCATCAGTTCCGATGGCCGCCGGACAATTCCGTCGAATGTCGAGGATTCTCGAAACGGAGAGTGGATAACGTGCGGCGCGGCTCGCTCTCACCGTCGGCGCGTCGACAACCTGTCCGTCCCGAAGAGCGCGGAGGCTATGCTGCAGGTCCGCCTCGCCGCGGGCCGTGCAGATTTGCGGAATGACGCCCAGGCCCTGAAGGGGCCAGCCGAGCGGCGCGAGAACGCGACTCCATGTGACGAACAGTTCGCCACCATCGGGCATTTGTCCGATGGCCTGAACCAGCCCTTTACCGAGTGTGGCACTGCCAATGACGACAGCCCGCCGGTGATCGGCCAGGGCGGCTGCCATGATCTCCGCCGCGCTGGCTGTTCGGCCATCCACCATGACCACGATGGGCACGCCTTTCGTCATATCGCCACCTTGCACGGCCCAGATATGGTTTGCGCGCTGATCCCGCCCGTTCGTCACAACGGCGACGCCGTGATCGAGAACGAGAGCCGTGGCCGTCACCGCCTGTTGGAGAACGCCACCCCGATCGCCTCGCAAATCGAGGATGATACCGGCCAGTTTCGTATCCTGCATCGACTGATCGATATATTGGCTCAGCTCCTCGGCCGTTTCCGTCGAGAAAGACGTGACACGCAAGACAACGAGGTGCCCGTGCGTATAGGCGAAGACGGTCTGCGGTGGGACTGAGGCCCGATGAAGTACAAGATTGGCACGACGACGGCCAGGATCAGCTAGTGTCAGAAGCACGCGGCTGTCCGACGGACCGGAGAGCCAGTGCGCGACGCTCTCGGGGCTTTGATTGCGCGTGCTTCGGGAATCGACGGCAAGGAGTCGCTGGCCGACATTGACGCCAGCCGTCCATGCCGGCCCGTTGGCATTGACCGCAGAGATGAAAAGACCACGGTCGTCACGTCCCAGTGTGACGCCGACATCCGCCGCGCCCCCGAAGCGGGCCGTTCGATCCTGCACGGCGGGCGCAGGGCCGACATAGCGCGAATAGGGATCGAGATGATTGAAAAGTTCGTCGAAAAAACTCTGGAGCAGGGCCGTGCTTCCCGCGGCGCGGATGGTGGTGGATTGAGTCCACGCTTCCTGCATGGCGCTGACGACGAGCGCGATCCAACCCGCGGTGTCCGTGTCGCCAGGGCGCGGAAAGGTGCGAAGAACACGCTGTCCGGACATCAGCTGAATTGCTGGAGGCTTGCGCGTCTGCGGATCCGGCGGGGGGACCTCTTCGATGACGATCGCGGGATCGATGGCCGTCAGACCGTCCAGCCCCCACCAGCATAAATCCCGCGCACTGTAGCTTTCGAGGGTCCGTGGCTGCAGGAAATTGAGCGCGCTCGAAAGCACGTTACTCAACATGCCGATATTTAAAGGAGACGAAGTCGCCGTTTCCGGTGTCGCGACCGGATCGACAGGTGCTGCTGCAACGGCCCCGAGGGTCCCCAGCAGGAGCAGAACACGCGCTGCGTACCCGGCCATGGAGCGCGGGAACGACCGATGGCTCATGCTCGGCACGATCATCCGACAATCACATGCTGGCTAGAAAAATGTTGTGGAACAAAAAGCACTTGTCGGTCCGAAAGACATTCTATGACTCCTGCCCATACGCGCAAGGCTGAAGGTCGGATACGGGCGTCATGGAGGCTGCCTTATTTTTGCCAGGATGTGTGACCGAAAACGCGCGCTTGTTATCACGCGCTTTCCGGGCTTGCCTTCTTTCGGGTCGTTGTCCGTGTTTTGGCAACCGCGCCGGTTTTCTTTGGCGCGCGCGCTGCTTTCGCTGGCCCCTCGGCATTCTTGGCGGATTTCGGCGCCGCTTTTCGGGTCGTCTTGCCTTTTGGCTTCAGAGCCTTGCCCTTTTCGGCAAGAAGGGCCACCGCCTCCTGAAGTGTCACATCATTCATGTCCTGACCCTTGGGCAGATTGGCGATGACCTGGCCATGCTGCAAATAAGGACCGAACCGACCCTTTCGGACCATGACCGGCTCGGCATCCTTGAGGTGTGGGCCGAGATTGCGAATCGACGCGAGTTTTTTTGCCAGGCTGTCCACTGCGCGATTGAGGCCGACGGTCAGCACGTCATCATCAGCATCCAGTGTGCCGTAGATCGCGCCCATCTTGACGTAGGGACCAAATCGCCCCAGCCCGGCTTCGATCGGTTCGCCCGTCTCCGGATGAAGTCCGACAAGTCGTGGAAGGGAAAGGAGTCCGCGCGCTTGATCGAGGGTAAGCTTGTCACCCTCGATGCCCTTGGGAATGGTCGTGCGTTTCGGCTTGATCTTCTTGTTCTCGGGGTCTGCTTCGCCTTGCTGGATATAGAGTCCATAGGGTCCACGACGAACGGTGATGTCCTGTCCGGTTTCGGGATCCTGACCAAGGACCTTCAGCCCATCCTTCAATGTTTCCGCGCCACCTTCATCCTCGGCAACCAACCGCCGCGTGAACTGGCATGTTGGATAATTTGAGCAGCCGATGAAGGCGCCGAATTTACCGAGCCGGAGCCCAAGACGCCCGGTACCGCAGGCCGTGCACTGACGCGGATCGCTGCCATCTTCCGGGAGGGGAAAAAAGTGGTCGCCCAGATCCTTGTCCAATGCGTCGATCACATCGGAGATCTTGAGGTCTTTCGTCTGGCTGACAGCAAACGAGAAGTCACGCCAGAACGCCGCCATGACGTCATGCCAGTCGGCACGGCCGCCGGAAATATCGTCCAGCTGCTCTTCGAGGTTGGCCGTGAAATCCGTGTCGACGTAACGCTCGAAGAAAGATGTCAGGAATGCCGTGACCAGGCGACCGCGATCTTCCGGCATGAAGCGTCGGCTTTCCAGCCGCACGTAATTCCGGTCGCGAAGCACGCTAAGGATCGACGCATATGTGGAGGGACGGCCAATGCCGATCTCTTCCATCCGCTTGACAAGACTGGCCTCCGAATAGCGGGGCGGCGGCTGGGTAAAATGCTGTTCAGCCAGGGCGCCTAAATTCTTCAGGCGATCGCCTTCCTGCATCTTCGGCAGGACACGGCCCTCGTCGTCCTCGCCTTTCGCATCGTCGCGGCCTTCGATGTAGAGCTTGAGGAAGCCGTCGAACGAGATAATCGAACCCGTGGCACGTAGGACGAGTTTGCCGCTGTCGTCAGCCAGTTCGACGATGACCTGGTCCAGTTCAGCCGACTGCATCTGCGACGCGACCGATCGTTTCCAGATGAGTTCGTAAAGACGCTGCTGCTCGCTGGACAGATGGCGTGCGATGTCGCGCGGTTCACGTCCCACATCGGTCGGGCGGACGGCCTCATGCGCTTCCTGGGCGTTCTTCGCCTTGGTGGAATAGAGGCGGGGCTTTTCCGGGACATACTGCTCACCAAAAGATCCGCCGATATGCTGCCGGATCCCACTGATGGCTTCACCCGCCATCTGCACGCCGTCCGTTCGCATATACGTTATCAGGCCGACCGTTTCGCCGCCGATATCCACACCCTCATAAAGCTGCTGCGCGGCGCGCATCGTCGTCTGGGCGCTCATGCCGAGCTTACGTGAGGCTTCCTGTTGCAGCGTCGAGGTGGTGAAGGGCGGCGGCGGATTGCGTTTGACTTTTCGCCGTTCGACGGAGCGAACGGTGAACTGCCCACGGGAGACAGCGTCCCGGGCAGCGTGTGCTCCCGCTTCGTCATGCAGATCGAACTGGTCGAGCTTGCGGCCGTCAAAGTGGGTGAGCCGAGCCGTGAAATTGCTGTTGCCCGGTGTCGTGAAATCGCCTGTGACGGTCCAGTATTCGCGAGGCTTGAAAACCTCGATTTCCGCCTCGCGCTCGCAGATCAGGCGCAGGGCGACTGACTGCACCCGACCGGCGCTCCGGCTGCCCGGCAGCTTGCGCCACAAGACGGGCGAGAGCGTGAAGCCAACGAGATAGTCCAGCGCGCGACGGGCCAGATACGCCTCGATCAACGGTTGATCGAGCTCGCGCGGCTTTTTCATCGCCGCGAGAATGGCGGATTTTGTGATCTCATTGAACGTAACGCGCTGCACCTCGATGCCGCGTAGAAGATTCTTGTCCTGTAAGACGGCGCGCACATGCCAAGAAATGGCTTCTCCCTCGCGATCCGGGTCAGTCGCGAGATAGAGGTGTTTCGCCCCCTTCAGGGCCTTCGCGATCGTGGCCATCTGCTTGGCACCACGCTCGTCGGTCTGCCAGTCCATGGCGAAATTCTCGTCCGGGCGCACACTGCCGTCCTTGGGCGGCAGGTCGCGGACATGGCCGAACGACGCAAGGACCGTATAGCCGTTGCCCAGATACTTATTGATGGTCTTGGCCTTTGCGGGGCTCTCGACCACTACGACGTCCGTCATCTCTACTCCGGTCCCGATGCAGCGACCGACCTTATCGGCGCTCCTCTGGCAACAACACCACGCAACCGCCCGGCAGGAAGGTCGCGGACCCACCTAATTCCAGTTCCGATAGCGCGGCAAGCACTGCCGAGACCGAGAACTGGCAGCGACGGGCCACATCGTCAACCGGCATGGGCGTCATCGAGAGCAGGGAACGCACCTTTGCGACCACGCTGCCGGAGACGCCGTCCGGTGTGCGCCATGTTTCGGGAGACTCCGCGAAACCCGCCAGTTCACGATCGACAGGGTCGGGAACGACCCGAGGAAGATGCGGCAGGATGTCCGCGACGCTTTCCGTAACCCAGGCGCCTTCACGCAGCAGATTGTTCCCGCCACGCGACCGCGGGTCGAGCGGCGAACCGGGAACGGCGAACACCTCCCGGCCATACTGGGCAGCCAGCCGCGCCGTAATCAGCGTGCCGGACCGCAGCGCCGCTTCAACGATCACGCAACCCAGTGACATACCAGCAATCAGCCTGTTGCGCCGGGGGAAGTGACGACTCTGCGGAATGGTCCCCAGGGGCGCTTCGGTCACGATGCATCCCTTTTCCGCGATCTCTTTTTGCAGATCGACATGCTCCGGCGGATAGACCTGATCGAGCCCTCCGGCGATCGCGGCAACCGTCAGGCCCCGATAAAGCGCCGCCTGATGCGCAGCCGCATCGATTCCGCGCGCAAGGCCGGATATCACACAGATATTTTCTGCAGCGAGTTCGGTGGCGATTACCTCAGCCATACGAATCCCGGCGGCAGAAGCGTTGCGAGCCCCCACGATTCCGACTGCGCGATGTGAGAGCAGGGATGCATTGCCCATGATCGATAGAACAGGCGGCGCATCGGGAACGTGAACGAGCTGAGCAGGATAGTCCCGCTCACCCTTGATGATTATGCGTCCGCCCAGCGCCAGCGTGCGCGCAATGTCGTCCTCGATCTCACAGCGTGTCGGTATCTTAGGAACAACGTGCCGACCGGCGTCGCGCATGCGTGCTGGCAACGCTGCGAGCGCAATTTCCGCCCGACCATGAACCTCCAGCAGCCGACGGAACGTTATCGGGCCCACGCCGTCGACGCGCGCAAGGCGGATGAGATCGGTGCGTTCGGCAGCAGAGAGCGTCATAGCGATGGACTATGTCGATAACTGGTTAACAACCGGTGAATCAGATCTTCATTTTGCCTTGTGGCGGTGCATCGATCCTGATGCGGGATTCGTGCCCTGAGATAAGTCGCGCAATATTTCCGGCATGGCGCGCGACAATCAGCAGGGTTAGCAGCAACGTGGCAATGGGCAGCGGCGAGTGTAACGGTTGCTCGCTCAAGGGCGGCATCAGGAGTGGGGCCGCGATGAATGCGGCCAGCGCGCCGGCGGACGAGATATGGCTGAATTTCGCAACGGCCAGCCAGATCAGGCAACAGGCCAGTCCGACCGGCCAGCAAAGCGCCCAGATTACTCCCAGCCCCGTTGCCACGCCTTTTCCGCCACGAAACCCGAGCCATACCGGGAAGCAATGGCCGATCACGACCATGACCGCCGCAAGGCCCATGCTCTCCATCGTGCCGGTCTCGCAAAGTGTCCGCGCCAGAAGAACGGCAAGGAAACCTTTCAGTCCGTCCAGCAGGAGTGTTGCCGCCGCCAGGCCCTTACGGCCGGTCCGCAAGACATTGGTCGCGCCGATATTGCCCGAACCGATCTTGCGAATATCCCCGGCACCGCCCATGCGGCTGATTAGCAAGCCGAACGGTATGCTGCCCATCAGGTATGCGCCCAGCGCGACGACCGGCAAGCTCGGTGGCATCCAGTTCCATGTCATGATGGCGATCTTTCGAAAACCCTTGCACCGTTTTTCCAGGTGCCGATGACGGCACCACGCAGGAGGCGACCGTCAAATGGCGTGTTTTGTGCGCGACCGGGCAACTGGCCGGATGTGACCGTCC is a genomic window containing:
- a CDS encoding OmpA family protein — encoded protein: MRRAALTLFSGLGFSVSVHAIAQPVRGLYVSGEGGASFNQDQEVRLSPVFPSGRDHYDAGVTGIGAVGWGLGNGFRVEIEGNYRNNRLQQFRSSSFPSSVGGRQQSYGAMANALFDLDIGKSWLYPYFGAGVGYGWQSMNTTVRAPNNYFTQYTGGTAGNFAYQGIFGLSFPVPWVVGLSFTSEYRFYSMLGPQGHGATAIGSIGGYDKPRPYGVASGNRDTRTDFNHSLLLGLRYEFNPVPPPPPPAPPVTAAPAPAAARTYLVFFDWDRAELSERARAIVATAAQSSTHTQVTRIEVNGYTDNSAAHPGRRGQEYNLKLSERRAAAVKSELIRDGVPGGTITTQGFGEAHPLVQTAADTREPQNRRVEIIIK
- a CDS encoding Rrf2 family transcriptional regulator, encoding MYLRRDRAMVAVIIMVDVAFHAGRSGLVSGADIAERAGLARRGIEPLLQALSRSGLLESVRGPRGGYRLGRPQRDIALDEIVRAVATDDATAGDGPSGALFDRVIEPCWRMLDNGICEQLKALNLEEMVRRAEAAGLRRPVHEPISFSI
- the topA gene encoding type I DNA topoisomerase; this encodes MTDVVVVESPAKAKTINKYLGNGYTVLASFGHVRDLPPKDGSVRPDENFAMDWQTDERGAKQMATIAKALKGAKHLYLATDPDREGEAISWHVRAVLQDKNLLRGIEVQRVTFNEITKSAILAAMKKPRELDQPLIEAYLARRALDYLVGFTLSPVLWRKLPGSRSAGRVQSVALRLICEREAEIEVFKPREYWTVTGDFTTPGNSNFTARLTHFDGRKLDQFDLHDEAGAHAARDAVSRGQFTVRSVERRKVKRNPPPPFTTSTLQQEASRKLGMSAQTTMRAAQQLYEGVDIGGETVGLITYMRTDGVQMAGEAISGIRQHIGGSFGEQYVPEKPRLYSTKAKNAQEAHEAVRPTDVGREPRDIARHLSSEQQRLYELIWKRSVASQMQSAELDQVIVELADDSGKLVLRATGSIISFDGFLKLYIEGRDDAKGEDDEGRVLPKMQEGDRLKNLGALAEQHFTQPPPRYSEASLVKRMEEIGIGRPSTYASILSVLRDRNYVRLESRRFMPEDRGRLVTAFLTSFFERYVDTDFTANLEEQLDDISGGRADWHDVMAAFWRDFSFAVSQTKDLKISDVIDALDKDLGDHFFPLPEDGSDPRQCTACGTGRLGLRLGKFGAFIGCSNYPTCQFTRRLVAEDEGGAETLKDGLKVLGQDPETGQDITVRRGPYGLYIQQGEADPENKKIKPKRTTIPKGIEGDKLTLDQARGLLSLPRLVGLHPETGEPIEAGLGRFGPYVKMGAIYGTLDADDDVLTVGLNRAVDSLAKKLASIRNLGPHLKDAEPVMVRKGRFGPYLQHGQVIANLPKGQDMNDVTLQEAVALLAEKGKALKPKGKTTRKAAPKSAKNAEGPAKAARAPKKTGAVAKTRTTTRKKASPESA
- a CDS encoding S41 family peptidase, translated to MSHRSFPRSMAGYAARVLLLLGTLGAVAAAPVDPVATPETATSSPLNIGMLSNVLSSALNFLQPRTLESYSARDLCWWGLDGLTAIDPAIVIEEVPPPDPQTRKPPAIQLMSGQRVLRTFPRPGDTDTAGWIALVVSAMQEAWTQSTTIRAAGSTALLQSFFDELFNHLDPYSRYVGPAPAVQDRTARFGGAADVGVTLGRDDRGLFISAVNANGPAWTAGVNVGQRLLAVDSRSTRNQSPESVAHWLSGPSDSRVLLTLADPGRRRANLVLHRASVPPQTVFAYTHGHLVVLRVTSFSTETAEELSQYIDQSMQDTKLAGIILDLRGDRGGVLQQAVTATALVLDHGVAVVTNGRDQRANHIWAVQGGDMTKGVPIVVMVDGRTASAAEIMAAALADHRRAVVIGSATLGKGLVQAIGQMPDGGELFVTWSRVLAPLGWPLQGLGVIPQICTARGEADLQHSLRALRDGQVVDAPTVRASRAARYPLSVSRILDIRRNCPAAIGTDADLDAAQAILTTPGAYKTALSAIPDDLSAVP
- a CDS encoding DUF1491 family protein, whose amino-acid sequence is MSARLKSGLWVRAILRRVAGEGRSAMVLHRGDEDAGDVVVVAIERSGTIVVLRETMSEPGWSRVPIDDQAALDTYLARQRRYDPDLWIIEVEVSSIDGPLEEFLGRRRDFF
- the dprA gene encoding DNA-processing protein DprA — encoded protein: MTLSAAERTDLIRLARVDGVGPITFRRLLEVHGRAEIALAALPARMRDAGRHVVPKIPTRCEIEDDIARTLALGGRIIIKGERDYPAQLVHVPDAPPVLSIMGNASLLSHRAVGIVGARNASAAGIRMAEVIATELAAENICVISGLARGIDAAAHQAALYRGLTVAAIAGGLDQVYPPEHVDLQKEIAEKGCIVTEAPLGTIPQSRHFPRRNRLIAGMSLGCVIVEAALRSGTLITARLAAQYGREVFAVPGSPLDPRSRGGNNLLREGAWVTESVADILPHLPRVVPDPVDRELAGFAESPETWRTPDGVSGSVVAKVRSLLSMTPMPVDDVARRCQFSVSAVLAALSELELGGSATFLPGGCVVLLPEERR
- the plsY gene encoding glycerol-3-phosphate 1-O-acyltransferase PlsY produces the protein MTWNWMPPSLPVVALGAYLMGSIPFGLLISRMGGAGDIRKIGSGNIGATNVLRTGRKGLAAATLLLDGLKGFLAVLLARTLCETGTMESMGLAAVMVVIGHCFPVWLGFRGGKGVATGLGVIWALCWPVGLACCLIWLAVAKFSHISSAGALAAFIAAPLLMPPLSEQPLHSPLPIATLLLTLLIVARHAGNIARLISGHESRIRIDAPPQGKMKI